A genomic segment from Aegilops tauschii subsp. strangulata cultivar AL8/78 chromosome 1, Aet v6.0, whole genome shotgun sequence encodes:
- the LOC109770721 gene encoding uncharacterized protein — protein sequence MFPNTITFDQKDEPRSCPTHAPAALVLDPIIDGFRLTKVLMDGGNGLNLIYEDTLDKMQFNRSHIEHSYTTFRGIIPGREARCSGRITLDVVFDTPDNYRSEPLLFHIVPFHNGYHALLGREAFSRFQAIPHYGYMKLKMPGPNAVISLTSNHNTALRAENKTASLALEALSEALAAEELTVLRTTVNRDDVVLSKRSKYKSFKPADEIVKFQVHPTYPNKTASIGAQLDPAVDEALRVFLRENWDVFA from the coding sequence atgttccccaacactatCACCTTCGATCAGAAGGACGAGCCAAGGTCTTGCCCCACCCACGCCCCCGctgcactagtcctcgaccccaTAATCGACGGCTTCAGACTAACTAAAGTACTGATGGACGGGGGTAATGGCCtgaacctcatttatgaggacacactcGACAAGATGCAGTTCAACAGATCCCACATCGAGCATAGCTATACCACATTCCGAGGAATTATCCCCGGCAGGGAGGCACGTTGTTCTGGACGCATCACGTTGGACGTAGTGTTCGATACTCCCGATAACTACAGATCCGAACCTTTGTTATTCCACATTGTGCCCTTCCACAACGGATACCACGCCCTATTGGGACGTGAGGCATTCTCAAGGTTCCAGGCTATACcacattacgggtacatgaaacTCAAAATGCCAGGGCCCAATGCTGTTATCTCGCTCACCAGCAATCATAATACAGCCCTCCGAGCTGAGAATAAAACAGCATCACTCGCCCTCGAGGCACTTTCGGAGGCCCTAGCAGCCGAAGAATTAACAGTGCTCCGCACTACAGTTAATAGGGACGACGTGGTCCTCAGTAAAAGGTCAAAATACAAGTCATTTAAACCTGCTGATGAGATAGTAAAATTTCAAGTACATCCGACATACCCAAATAAAACGGCGTCCATCGGAGCACAGCTGGACCCCGCAGTTGACGAGGCACTACGGGTGTTCCTACGCGAGAATTGGGACGTATTCGCCTAG